In the genome of Daucus carota subsp. sativus chromosome 9, DH1 v3.0, whole genome shotgun sequence, the window TATTTTTGGCTTGGAGGAAATGGTGCTGTTTTGGTGGATGTCTGATTTTATGTCTGATTGTGCTATTACACGTTTTTTTGATGATTCTCTTTTAGCTATTTTGCGGAATTATAGATGTGTTGTAAATGTCTTCAGGCTGGCTTTAGTGGTAAAGGAACATATTTCTTGTGGGAAATGGATTTTCTAGAAATCAGTTCATCAGATGCTGATAGTGACAGTGATTGGGATTTGGACGAGATCAGGGCATCATATGATCAAATTGATTCTACTGATTCGGTCAATCCCGGGGATAATCTGTCAACAGTAGATAATGCTCGTCCCAATCTGATAGGTAGAAGGGTTATATGTAGCATAAATGATCTGAGTAGGGAAAACTGTTGGTGTTTCTAACACATATCTCTAATACCAATTGTGCAGTTGATGGAGAATCTTCCAGAGAACCTCCTACTGGAGCATCTACTTCAAATGGTACTTCAGCCAAACCAAGCCAAAGATCGACTACCAATCAGAGAGTTCTTCCACCATGGGCGAACACAGCCGGTACCGTGATAACAGGTGAAGTTGGCCTAAAATATTACTTTGAATGTATTAGTGTTACACCGTTACTATAATGTCACACTTGTGTCTGCGTGTAGATAATAAGAAACGGTCGCGTAAGTTACATTCCCAAACAGCTGTTCAAGACAGAAGCTCATTAGACCATAGCCACCAAAAGAAGGCTGGAAATCACAGGTCATCAGATACTACTAGCAACTCAGTCCTCTTAAACTTAAGAACAACTCAGGATACAAATTCTACGAGTTCGGCTCGCAAAGGTATGCGCTTCTATCAATTTAAAACCTGCACAATTGCAGCTTTTTCTGATATTGATTGTCCTAAATTTCATCTATATTTGATACAGATTATGATCAATTTACATCCCAACAAGGCTCTAAAAGGTCCCTTCCAAATTCTATTCAGCCGCAAGGACCTAATCCTAGATCTTTTAATTTAATGGAGAATGTGGGTAGCAGTCAGATGCGTGAAACATATGGAAACACTTTCTCTGCACCACAAAAATTGATACACGGCATGGAGCTTGTGAATCGAACTGGACAGGGCAGTGTTGATAAATTTATGTCCACTACCAGCGGGAGTAGGATTTTGCCTCTGTCCATGATGCATGGAAAATATACTTCAACATCACAGCACGCTAATTCAGTTGATCCTGTTTTTCGGTCTACGACTGGTGAAGATAGAGCAGAATATGATGAGAGGCTAATTTTTCAAGCTGCCTTGCAGGTCGTATTCTCTAGTCATTcttattatttatacatatcCCTTTGTCATAATTGCAGATGGCCTTATTCTAAATTGCTTCCTCGCTTGTTATTTGCTAACTATGTGGTAGGCGTTTGCAATTGTACATTTGGAAGTTTAAGTGTATAGTAACTCACCAATAGCACCTCAAGTCTTCATCTAATAGAATCCAGGAAAATGTTTGGTTTATTTTGACTATTAACATGTGCAGCAGTTGGATTATTAACAAATCTATTAGGTCTCAAATACTGGTTCAATTCTGTTGTGGCTTGATCATGTGAGCCACACTGGAGCATGGGATATGCTAAAACTGTAGACACATGTCAATGTTCCAACCAAATTTACCTATATGATGAATTTTTTGGTGACTTTGAGATTAATCTGACTAGTGATACCCTCTCTGCTAATTTTGTGGCTCGAGCCCGAAATGTGCAAGGCTGGGTTATTAAACATTGGTTACTGACTCACCATGCAATTCAATTATATAAGAGAAGAAACGCTAGTCAGCTTGTCAGAAATAAACTTGAAAAAACATGTTAAGCTTAAAACACAACCATGCAAGGATATGTTCAGGTTTGGGCAGTCATGATGGCTGATCAAAGTCTGAATTTTGCCTTTATTAGAAGTACTTTTAGGAACATCTATGCAGTGCATTATATTCTACTCAGGATGTTGCAGAAAGTTCACATATAAGATGTGCTCAATTTTGTGCAGGATTTAAACCAACCTAAACTTGAAGATACTCTACCTGAAGGTCATATGACAGTCTCTCTGCTTAGACACCAGGTTTTTTTGTGCTTTTCTTTAATTGCTCCCGCCTCCCAGTCACATTCGTATCCATTACTCTACATGGTCTTGTTCAAATGCAGAAGTTTATATTGTTTACAGAAAATTGCATTGGCTTGGATGCTTAAAAAGGAAACTAAAAGCCCTCACTGTGCTGGTGGAATTCTTGCTGATGATCAGGTATAATCAATAATAATTTGGATGGGTTGTGTTTAGAATCTATCACTATAGAATTTGTGGAACGTTCTTTAACATCTCTATTGTATTGTCTCAGATTACATTAATTAACAATATTGCCAGCTAGCATTTACCATATATTGTTATCCAGTTGGTGGGGCATTTCTCTTATATCTCTGTTCTGTTTCTGGCAGGGCCTCGGTAAAACCATTTCAATGACAGCTCTTATACTGAAGCAGAAATATTTACAGTCGATAACCAGACCAGAAGTTGCAAGCCAAATGACCGCTGAAGCCTTAAATTTGGATGATGACGAGGATAATGAGATCACTGTTCTTGATCAAGGAAAACTAGATGGAGAATCTAATGACCTTAAATTACTTCCAGAAGCAAGAACTTCTAGACAAGAATTTAAAAGTTTAAGGCCTCAAGCGGGAACTTTGGTTGTCTGTCCAGCAAGTGTGCTTCGTCAATGGGCCAGGGAGCTGGATGAGAAAGTTGCAGCAGAAGTTTCACTTAAAGTTTTAATTTATCATGGAAGCAATAGAATTAAGGATCCTGATGAACTGGCAGCGTATGATGTGGTTCTCACAACATATGCACTTGTGGCGAATGAAGTTCCAAAACAGCCTGTGGTTAATGAGGACGACGATGATCCTAAAAATGGTAAACGAAATGGGTTATTTGATGAGATCTCtacaaataagaaaaagaataagATGACAAATTCGAGGAAGAGAAAGTGGAAAGGTAAAAGAAGAAATGGCATGTCTGATGTTGACTTGGATTCTGGTGCTCTTGCAAGAGTGCGGTGGTTGAGAGTCATATTAGATGAAGCACAAACAATAAAGAACCACAGAACACAGGTGGCAAGAGCCTGCTGTAGTCTTAAAGCGAAAGTAAGATGGTGTTTATCTGGAACGCCTATTCAGAATTCAATTGACGAGTTGTTTAGCTACTTCAGATTTTTGAGATATGAGCCATATAATGTTTATAAATCATTTTGTGGTATGCTAAAGCACCcaatttcattaaattcaatTCAAGGTTATAAGAAGCTGTATGCTGTGCTGAGGACTGTGATGCTTCGACGGACTAAAGGTTATTTCCTTATTCTGTCGTGCTTTTTCCTTCTGACTGTCTTTCACATAGATAGAATCCTAATGGAGCAGGATAACATACTTTATCACAGTAATGTGTTTCTTTCTGTATAATTTATACGGTTACATGGTCAGTTGTGTGTTAATATTTCTGTGTCTACGAGTGTGAATCCATGGTCAGGATTCTTTATGTACTACCATCCTTTCTACTCTAATAATTCCTTGATTCTGACTGGGGACTGAAAGCTGGTAGGGCAAAGGAAGAAACAGAAACTGTAAATTGAGTATGATGATTGATGAGAGATATGTACAGTCAACATTGTTTCCAATATCACATTCTTTATATGTACAAGTCAAAAACAATCAGAATTGAAGTAGGATCGGATAATGTATTAGGTCATACATTGATAGTTCTCGATGTCAAATATAAGGTCATACATATCAAACCTATTACTAAACACTACTAATTTTTTTAAGGGGTGCTTGgacatgtaaaattttaatttactacTTCTTTTTTTTGGGTTAGGGGGGTGCTTAAGCCCCCCAGCTCCCTTTCTGGATCCACCCCTGATTCgaagtgaaaaaaaattagtttcttTGAAGTTCAGTTAGTAGACATGAAATTGATGTGTTCAATAGTTATATGTAGCTTAGCTGTTTAGATTACACATAGCATAGACCTAATTGTCTTGAGCCTAGTCCGTAGGGGTTTTAGTTTCTCCCTTTGTGTAtgtattgacatttttttttgcCCTTTGGTTGTACATAAATACTGTTGTCTGTTAGTTTTGATTGCAAACAAATTTGGGGATCACTTGGGGTAGAGATTGTTTTATGGTTCAGTTTCCCAGGGTTTAGTATATCAAGTCTTGTTtcttctgcttcttgctattTATACCTGCGATGATATGACTGTAGTAGTTGACAATTATAACTCAGCATTAAACTTACATAAATTGTTGTCTTTATTCAATAGGCATGCCTGCTATACCTCATCATTTCTTTCATATATTTGTAGCAATATCTGTGATTATATTGATATTTATCCTTTTGTGATCCAGGCACAGTTATTGATGGAGAGCCTATCATTACATTACCATCAAaaacaattaatttaaaaaaagtagaaTTCTCTGTCGAGGAGCGGGCATTCTATCAGAGACTTGAAGCTGAATCTCGGTCGCAGTTCAAAGTATGGTTGATTAGAAAACATCCTTTCAGTTCTGTCTTTGTTTGgtctgttttttatttttttggttagGAGAAGCTGACACATTTACATTATGCTGTCATAATTAAGTTTGTAAGAACCATAGAATTCTTGTGAATTTTACATATACAACATACCCTGTTCCCATGcttaaaaacatatatgcaCATAGTCTCAAGTATATTATTGTCTTGGGTAATAACATCCTTAATTAATATGTCCGAGACTTGGGAATAGTTCAAAATACATGAAACTATCTCAAAGTAAATCATCGATTGGATCTAATACATGAAACTATCTTAAAGTAAATCATTGATTGGATCTAATACTTCTCAGTTCTGATTGCTTTGTGGTCATTGTTTCACATTTTCTGAAGCTATAAAATCTCTCTTTCCTTCATGAAATAGGGAAAGGTTATATGGCAAGCCAAGCCAAACTTGGCTATAGCTTGTATACTCATCATTTGGAAACTATTTTCTGACAATCCAACCCTGTACATGCAATATACATGTATGAATGAAGCTGTATATCGATTATCAAGTCTCATGTAAATTTCATGTCTGTAGGGCCACTGTTTCATGATTTGAATCTGCAGTATAAATTTTTATGCCAGATCTATATTTCTTTTTTGATGCGATTATAAGAAGTATCATGTGCAAAACATCACGAAACTTGATTTACACCTTCATTCACGTACGCCAATCACATCTATAGTCTTGAATTCCCACAAAATAGTTTCTGAAATCCGGTCTCCAGTGCTTTAGGAAAGCTCGGCAGATTGTTACCtttgtataaatttaaaatgtacTGAtgaaatatttatcatttctaAGATAATTTATTTCGATTATGCAGGCATATGCTGCTGCTGGAACTTTGGGTCAAAATTATGCAAGTATACTATTGATGCTCCTGCGCCTTCGGCAAGCTTGTGACCATCCACTGCTTGTTAAAGGTTCGACTTCAGATTCTGTTGAAAGGTTTTCCTCAGAAATGGCAGCAAGTATTCCTAAGGATATGCTAATAAACTTATTGAAGCGTCTGCAGTCAACCTCAGCCATTTGTGGTGTGTGCAAGGTaggatttttaaaacatttatattttcatctGTAATCTGGTGTGCGTTTCCTGTATGATGCATGTCTTCCCGTATTCCTTTTGAAACCTTAATCTGAATTATGATGTAGACTATATAGTACTGTGGTCAAGTGTGGTATTTGTACTTTGGACGATGGATGAAGTTTTTATGTTTTGCCATTTGGTCTATGCTTgaatcacatattaatatgtCGAGTATCTCCGAGAATGATGACAAAGAGTCAAAGATGCAtctgtttttttaaaatgattttggcTAGGAATAAATATTTTGTCCAAACCTTGCTGTCATGCACTAATTTTTGGAAGTACGTGTACCATCTGGCAGGATCATATTATACAGTACTCAGCTGCATGTATTTTCATTTCTGGATCCAACTAGTTAGGCGTCCTTTGTTGATATAACATCTTTATAGGGTTTACATTACTCCAGCTATGTTCACCTTTCCACAACACTTTAGAAAATCTGATCTCCTGATTCCTATGTTTTTGCTTTATCTAGGGTTGGCCATTTTATTCGTACCATGGGATCTACACCATCTCATGCCTAACATCTCGACTTCATCCCAAACTATTCTCCTTTAatacttattttattatttataatttttaattgccTCATCCTAATTTCTATTATTTACCTTATCTACAAAATTTCCTTTTCTCTAGCTACATATCTGTCATAGCAATTATATTTACTTCCCATCATGCTGACAATGTTAAATCATTGTTGGCTTCACACAAGTTTTTTAGTTTTCCATTTTGATTTAGAGGGCATTTTCTTTTTAACACAATACTTTTAGGCCTTGAGGCCATCTACTTTTGAAAGAGTTTTACATTAATTCAGTTCCTTGCTCTTGGGCCTGTGCTTCTGTATCCGTTGAACTGTAAAACCAATTTTGGTTAAGAGCACagtctattttttaattttgaactgGCGCAGTCAGAAAGTCTGTATTGTTTCTGCAATGGCATCTTAGCTGCTACTTTCTTTAGTTTTCATTGTGGTCTCTTGATGGAAAGCCATGTGCTTCTTCATTGTAAAGAATTTGGATCACAGAATACACGGATATGATTTGTGTTCATTCTGTGGCTGAAGAAGGTGTAGTATCTTTTATAGGCTGGATAGGTaacttgttttaattttgtacCAAGAATTCGTTAACGTGGTTGCAAATGCTATAATCAGTTTTACTATTTGCCTGCCCCTAGATCTTTTTATTTGACTATATATTCTGTATGATTTACAGGATCCACCTGAAGATGCAATTGTCACCATGTGCGGGCATGTTTTCTGCTATCAGTGTGTATCAGAAAATTTGACGGGTGATGATAATATATGTCCTTCACCAAGATGCAAAGAAGAACTTGGTCCTGACTTGGTATTTTCCAAAGCTACCTTACGAAGTTGTATATCTGCTGACCAAGATGATAATCCCTCTAGTTCCTCCTTGCACGAAAAATCCAGAGTTGTGCAGAGAGACTACATTtctactaaaataaaaactgctATGGAGATTCTTATGTCTCATTGTAAATCATATGGGGGTATTTCTTCAAGAAGGGAGGAACTATCAGAAACAGGTGGTGTGTGTTCAGATGCACAAATTGAAGCGCCAAGAAAGGCCATTGTCTTTTCTCAGTGGATTGGCATGTTGGATTTAGTTGAAATGGCATTACTTCGGACTGATCTACAGTATAGGAAACTTGACGGTACAATGACATTAACTGCCAGAGACAAGGCTGTTAGAGAATTCAATACTGACCCTGAGGTAGCTTTCTTATCatgagattttattttattttcttaattttcccAAAAACATACATTTCTTATGTTCATTATCCTAAAACCAATTTAGGCGATGTCTTGTTTTTTTGGTAACCGTTAATCACAAATTTATTTTCCACATGCACCCTGCCCCCACTGGGGTTACACCCCTGAGCTCTTGTACCTAGATGAGGGGGTATCCCCTAGTCTAAGTCTTTGCGGATAATTATTTGAGATGTCTAAAACTCAGGTTACAAGATTGACACATCTGCCGTATCTTTGTGAAACGGTTACCAATTTACCATGGTTAGATGAATATGTGTAGAAGATATCATAGACAAGATATAAGGTGAAACTACCTTTTAAAGTACATTTAGTTTTATAGGACtctaaaaattatatagtaTTTATCTTATTCATCAATTTTGGATATGAAATCACATGACATATGATTTATTCAGGGATGCTGCACCATTTTCTTAAACTATTAATCTTTGCCTATGACTTCTATGCTTAAACCTAAAATTTCTAGGCCAGTTGAAATCACATCCTATTTAACTTGCTTTAATAGAGAATTATCATAATCTGTTATTGGTtccatatattataaatatgctTGTTTCAGGTGACAGTTATGCTCATGTCCTTAAAAGCTGGTAACCTTGGTCTAAACATGGTTGCTGCCTCTCATGTAATTCTTTTGGATCTTTGGTGGAATCCAACTACTGAAGACCAAGCTATTGACAGGGCTCATAGAATTGGGCAAACTCGTCCTGTTACTGTATCACGGATCACTATTAGCAATACAGTTGAAGATCGGATATTAGGTCTTCAGGTATGTTGCAATTTCTTATTTTGACTTTTGAAGTATGAGGTTTGTCTTGCTACGACTATCAACTCTTTTGAGTGATCGGGGTGTTTTTTTGACAGGATTTAGGATGATCGATTAGATCCAATCTATAATGCCTCTATTTTTTActtcataattatttttcacaTTATTATCAATACAGCTAAATGAGACCTCAAATTGAATTTTCCATATTGTAAAGATTTTACACTTGATGCGTAGCAATAATTTGTAAattctttggaagagtatatttCCAAAGAATCAAAAAGGCATTCATTTTCTTTCCTACGCTGAAACAAATTATGGGTCCTGTTTATATGGAGCGAGGACCATTGAGTTAGGTTGTCTAGGAAAACTCATTGTTTCCACATGATTATACTTTTGCAGGAAGAGAAAAGGAAAATGGTTGCATCTGCATTTGGTGAGGATCCGAGTGGGGGCACAGGAAGCCGCTTAACTGTGGAAGACTTGAGATATCTGTTTATGGGGAATTAGTTACTTGTTTGAAAGTAGCTAACATTTTGTGGTGTCCTTTGGGACATGGTATGTCTGAACTTCTAATACTTCCAGGAAACTAGTTATTAGCAATTAGGCGTAGTTATTACTATTAGCTCTGGCAGAACTTATGGCTGAGCTCTGCGTAAATCCGCCACCAGTTTTTGGGCCAGCAAAAAGCACGTTCTACTTGTCATCAACTTTGTAGCTACCATGGTGGAACTGATGTAAATAACAGTAATATCTTTTATGAAGCAGCTAGTAATGAACTATTGCTAGATCACCTTTTTACAGTAGCAACTACATATTGAATATCTTTTACATTTAGATTGTTATCATTCCTTTATGGAATTAGGCAGTTAGGAATAATATTAAGTCATcaagttttcaatttttttatagaacTCATTAGAACAAACTCatcagaattaaaatattacagtATCAATGATTTCAAAGTTTTTTAGGGTTATATATCAAACTGGAGACCCATTGCGTTAAAATATCTCATCTTAGCCACATATCTTATCGGAGACTCGTTTAAGCtactataaacaaaatatatcattttaccaaCATTACTATTCATACatttttacttaatcatttataaaaaattaaccatttgttttttttactacaaaaccacttcgagtaccttCATAAATACAtctaatatttatcaaaataatttgaaaattaataaagcaacatagctatgtatttaaaaaaaatatttagttataaatatatatatatatatatatatatatatatatatatatatatatatatatatatatatagggcattgctcaaaacagaacacctttaaaagaagaacaaagaagaacactttggaatcgaacataaaatctcatctaaaacttgaattaaattctaactttaagctaattaaccatttattatgaataataatagtatctagcatgtttaacaacaattatggattaaaaataacacgattctatgtgatattaatcatgtaaagattatatacatgattctattctggattctgttttggattctgTTCTGAATTCTATAatgtttcatattaataatttggatagctttggatgttagatttcatatattaagtttagttagtgcttcactatgtaattataatcataacaaatcattttttatgaaagaaaaggtgttatgatagtgttctgtgttgtcctttttttaaagtgttctgtgtggagtgcaacccatatatatatatatatatatatatatatatatatatatatatatatatatatatatatatggcattgctcaaaacagaacacctttaaaagaagaacaaagaagaacactttggaatcgaacataaaatctcatctaaaacttgaattaaattctaactctttaagctaattaaccatttattatgaataataatagtatctagcatgtttaacaacaattatggattaaaaataacacgattctatgtgatattaatcatgtaaagattatatacatgattctattctggattctgttttggattctgttctggattctataatgtttcatattaataatttggatagctttggatgttagatttcatatattaagtttagttagtgcttcactatgtaattataatcataacaaatcattttttatgaaagaaaaggtgttatgatagtgttctgtgttgtcctttttttaaagtgttctgtgtggagtgcaacatatatatatatatatgtgtgtgtgtgtgtgtgtgtgtgataacCATAACTATGTTgctttagaaaattttaaattattttgataaatattagaGACAATTACGAAGGTACTTGAAGTGGTTTGACAAATAgttgatttttgataaatgattaagtaaagaggtattAATGATGATGtggataaaatgatatatattttgtttgtagTGGCTTTATCGAGTCTTCGATGAGATGGGTGGCTAAAGTGAGATATTTGGACGAAATGGGTGGCCAGGTTGATATATAACCcaagttttttaatatatgctaTGTACTGTATCCAAAAATGCCGAAATAAAAACACAATATAGGCATATTTTGTGGTATTGCCTTGGATAACTTATATTTTTAAAGTGGCTTGTATTACTTTTTCATAGAGTAAAATAGCTGCAATGCTGCTTCTTGCTTACTCTTGAAACAAACTTCTGGGAACTTGAGCTGTATGACTAGAGTTGGGGGCCTGGGGCACAGCCACGCATTTGGTTCTAGCGTGATAATGAAATAAGCttatataaaaatgtatagTTAAAACTACTGATTAACTAAAAGTgaattattattagtttaaacGTGAATTATTATAAGtggattttaagttaattaattttttaaaatagatttactTACCAGTGAAGTGTTatttaaatctaaaaatttacagcatttttcttgaaaaaacaaGTCATTTAATACAAGAACTCGTAATAACACATTCCTAGATAAATATCAAACGCGAAGGTTACATTTATCATTGTTGTTTAtcaattatcataaaatatttacCACTGcagtaataattatttaaacagtCGAAAAAGAATATAGTGACGGGAACTAAAATCAAACAAACAGATATCAATGAAATATACTCTCAAAACCAGGCGGACAAAGAAAATAAGAGCATGTTTGGCTAAATTACGGACTTAGGTGGTTTAATGTGACTTAGAGCAAGTTCAATAGTGTTTTAATGAGTGCCTTGTGAAAGTAGTTTAGAATATCATTTTTGCACATTCACTCCAATAAAAAACCTTATCCACAAGCTTTATTATTAAgatagtaatatatttaaataattattggagggaaatgaaaaggagggaggagagagataaaaggaaactatttttttttttattaataaagcTCTTGTTAGATGTCCTAATGTTTTAAGGCATTACTAGGACActgttgaaaaatatttttaatcaagtgCCTTATATT includes:
- the LOC108202968 gene encoding helicase-like transcription factor CHR28, whose amino-acid sequence is MDFLEISSSDADSDSDWDLDEIRASYDQIDSTDSVNPGDNLSTVDNARPNLIVDGESSREPPTGASTSNGTSAKPSQRSTTNQRVLPPWANTAGTVITDNKKRSRKLHSQTAVQDRSSLDHSHQKKAGNHRSSDTTSNSVLLNLRTTQDTNSTSSARKDYDQFTSQQGSKRSLPNSIQPQGPNPRSFNLMENVGSSQMRETYGNTFSAPQKLIHGMELVNRTGQGSVDKFMSTTSGSRILPLSMMHGKYTSTSQHANSVDPVFRSTTGEDRAEYDERLIFQAALQDLNQPKLEDTLPEGHMTVSLLRHQKIALAWMLKKETKSPHCAGGILADDQGLGKTISMTALILKQKYLQSITRPEVASQMTAEALNLDDDEDNEITVLDQGKLDGESNDLKLLPEARTSRQEFKSLRPQAGTLVVCPASVLRQWARELDEKVAAEVSLKVLIYHGSNRIKDPDELAAYDVVLTTYALVANEVPKQPVVNEDDDDPKNGKRNGLFDEISTNKKKNKMTNSRKRKWKGKRRNGMSDVDLDSGALARVRWLRVILDEAQTIKNHRTQVARACCSLKAKVRWCLSGTPIQNSIDELFSYFRFLRYEPYNVYKSFCGMLKHPISLNSIQGYKKLYAVLRTVMLRRTKGTVIDGEPIITLPSKTINLKKVEFSVEERAFYQRLEAESRSQFKAYAAAGTLGQNYASILLMLLRLRQACDHPLLVKGSTSDSVERFSSEMAASIPKDMLINLLKRLQSTSAICGVCKDPPEDAIVTMCGHVFCYQCVSENLTGDDNICPSPRCKEELGPDLVFSKATLRSCISADQDDNPSSSSLHEKSRVVQRDYISTKIKTAMEILMSHCKSYGGISSRREELSETGGVCSDAQIEAPRKAIVFSQWIGMLDLVEMALLRTDLQYRKLDGTMTLTARDKAVREFNTDPEVTVMLMSLKAGNLGLNMVAASHVILLDLWWNPTTEDQAIDRAHRIGQTRPVTVSRITISNTVEDRILGLQEEKRKMVASAFGEDPSGGTGSRLTVEDLRYLFMGN